DNA from Biomphalaria glabrata chromosome 14, xgBioGlab47.1, whole genome shotgun sequence:
atatttatacatgttaaatttttttagttttaaatggcatttaattttattcgTATCGAATGTGTCAcactttttgtcatgtaaataaaaatgaatatattaaatatggcttatttcatgatttttacaatGACTATATGatagataaaatgatcagatgatgaaaagaacagggaatgaaatgaccgggaaccatgTTTTGATGTGCACACCCTCACATATGGCATTAATTGGTTTGCTTCTTTGGTTTATCTGTTTCTAAGGATGTGTGTCACAATAATGTATTGTCTCCTGGTGTCTATGTCTTACACATGTACATCATTCATTGCTTCAGCACTAAGCTTCTAATTTGTATTGTGTCATATTTCTTTTTAGTTATTTCATTGTGTATTCATGTGCAGTATAGTGTTAAAGATCATAGGGTAGTAAATAAATTGTGGGCAATTTGTGTGTGCTAAGCTTTTGAGATgtaaataaacctttttttttttttggtactcaGTTTCTAGGTCTCTTAACATAGCTGTTCCCAATTCTAAATATTTCTGTACTCCACTTATAAAGTAGTTGATCTGTTGACTTACTTTATCCCTTAAACATAACACTAAAAGCTGTTGACAAGAGGATTTCCAAGGCAGTCTTTGCTAGGGTAGAATGATTATTTGCAAGTCTGAAAACCTCAGGACTAACGAATTGGACCAAGCTAGCAGTCTACAATGCCTGTATGCTAAATATCATTAAATTAGGCTTGCAGAAACACAGGAACACACTCTTAATAATCTGAAGTCCATTGTTGCTTGAAACTTCTTTTATAACttgtaacggatgcatgtgtgATCAAATGTAActgaagtatttctaaagaTGATTATTTATCCTAGATGCATGCGTACCTTGTTGAGTGTATTATGGTTGCAAGTTCGGTACATAACATCCACCACAACTATAACAGGTATCACAGACTCAATGACTAAGTTGACTCaaggtgaacttcaaacaaacgtttattacagaatgggccacagtctagtctgtcactataaaacgatgttatcccctcaagagtctagcagtaactgattaaaataaaagtctattctaatctctaacccaaagtctatgtcATCACTATAAAATGTATGTTCACCGTCAGTCTAATAAAGTGTGcaacccaactaactaaactagctagcTAACAAACTTGAGCTATAATCAACAGACTATTTGTAACATGTTTTTCCAATTCATTCATAAATAGGAATGCTTTAATTCTCCCTATGGAACCAAATATTTCCCTGAATATGCAGAGTCAATACCTGGAGGCCCCTCTACTGAAGCTCTCTCAAAAGCAGCTAAAGAAAATTCTGTTTATATTGTTGGGGGTGAGTCATTAGTATATAAGCACATGTGCCCAGCAGTAAAAGTTAAAATGAGTTAAATATGCTACTGTTGATTACTGCTGTATGTTTCATAATGATGTATTGTATACATTCAGGGTCAATCCCAGAGAAAGATGGTGACAGATTGTACAACACCTGTGCTGTGTTCAACCCTAAAGGAGAATTAATCACCAAACACAGAAAGGTATGTCAGCATAACACATTCATTGTGAGCTTCTAGAGAAAATGGACTGTTAATCATTTTGTCTTTAAGTAattatggaataaaaaaattttgaaaataaataggaaagggaggggggggggatgtcacTGTGATAATGTCACTGATAGTGTCACCATGATACCTAATgtcttttattataattattttaaacaagaatAAGAGTTTAATAGCATATAGGATCTGTTTAGCTAACCATAAATGGGtgtagaacctctttcaatggcaggcctgtccattcttttatgttaaaagacagagaggaatggagaaatacggtcgacaaatcttgcatggtgctccaacggtccaacagactaagggataggtgaaggtgaaatgaGGGTAGAATTGGAAAGAATCTATTTTTCTTGCATATGAACTCTTCAACTTCAGATTACACTTAAAaagctctagatttagattaaacaacggaaacaattttttttaatattaatttgttcCATTGAAATATTTGGTTTTGCTTTCCTTTATTTGTATAATTACTTCAATAAATGTGCCCAATCAGCAGTTTCTGctaataaaccaaaaaaattagattcaagaataaattattataaaaatgttcaaaacaTCTAAATATTAAGTTCAGAAAATGTGAGTATAATCATAATCATACTTagatttgaaatttttttttaattcaagagAAATAATCTCTGCTGACTTGTACTCCATTCATTTGTTTTGATagatgattttgttttattagtgaAACCTTCTTCTTTCAGAGCAATAGACTTGGTTTAAACTATTTCAACTTCCTTTGTTTTTACCTGAATACTATTTGATCCATCTGACTATCTGAACAGGTTCATTTATTTGATATCAATGTGCCTGGGAAAATTCGTTTTCAAGAATCTGAAGTTCTTTCCCCAGGAGAAAGTCTGACAATGTTTAGTACTCGTGAGTTatggaactttttaaaaaactaacctTGTTTTGTGAGTTAGCACAAGAAGTAATGTTTTTCCAGGCttcacctatatatatatatatttatttattttttaaaataatgtcaaaATATTATAGTAATCAGCTGCCCAGTAAGATCTAGTACTttctaatgtttaaaatgttctcTATAAGTTCTCTATAACATTACAGTATTATCATCCTTCAAGCCTCAAGATTTTATTTACCATTAGCTGTATATTAAACCATTACATGTTTTATGTACAACCTAAGTTAtggattattttaaaaataaatttataatttctatatttttacaaagaggaaaacaacaattaatataaatgaaacaacaattaatataaatgatttcaaaattcaatttaaatcatcaaaattaatgtaatttttaatgACAGTCAAGATGTTTTCTCAAATCTGATAATTCAAATCTTTTATCTAAGATCTTTCTACTTCTGAAAGTCAAAGTACCTGTATATGGAATTAAATTTATTGAATTGATTTCAGCATACTGTACCATTGGTGTTGGTATATGCTATGATATCAGGTTTGCTGAGATGGCCCAAATCTATTCCAATAAAGGtaattattaatgtttttttctttttgtgtcaGATATGTCAATACAAAAATGATTATCATGTCTTGTGTAAACTCCATAGAAACGAATGAAAGCATTAGAGATTAGAACTTAAGACCATCATGCTGACAGTGTGAAGAACGTGGTCAGGCAGCAGCCTATGCTGTAGCTCATAAGGAATGTCTGAATGACTTGAACATAATAGAGATGTTGCACAGGGCTTCTCAAGACTGACAGTGATGCAGCTGTGGTAGGGTTGCATTAACAATATGAATCATGAGCCAACTAGGCGATCACCTTTCCTGAAAACACTTTAAAATTGCCCATCAACCTCTTCAGTTTTGTGCTAGACTTACATAGTATGTTAGATCGTTTCGGTATGACActgtttcttttaaattggaTTGAGTCTGCACCTCTTAAAATGCAATTCAAAGCTCACCACCATGAAGatagaaacaaaagatattATTAACCTACCTATTTATCAACAAGCATTCAAATAAGCTAACTGGTTCATTGGTTCACTTGACTGTGATTGGTCTCTTATTGAAAATTCACCTGTTTCTCTTGACTTTTTGGTATTGACTTGCTGTCCTGAACATTTTTTAGTCTTCTTTCCTAGCTTATTGAAAGGTTATTTTTTATGACCTTATTATGTGGGAACAAACTTGAATACCTAGATGTTTTCTTAGGTCGGATGTATCAGGATAGTCTGCAAGCTAAATCCAGTAGCTATATTAccctgtagcaccactgggtgTTTGAGCTATAGGTTCTAATAACATTCCTCCTTAGCCATCTGCAATGAAATATGATCCGCCGAAAAACTGGGAATGCTGCAATGAATCCAACCTTGAGTGTAACCAGCATTTCAAAGCAACTTTTAAGCTCATAGGAAGTGAGACTCATCTTAAACCACAAAGGAGGAGCTTTATAACATTTATCCAGTGAAAGCTATGTAACTAATAATGACATGGTTAAACACATTACCAGAGAAGGTACAGATActgaaaggaatggagaaagacagtcaacaaatcttgcgtccatcagactaagggataggtgaaggtgaccAGAGAAGCTGCAGGACACTTATATTGAAAGAGTACCTCTTTAATTCTTTTCAACTGAAAGGTTTGTAGGTGATATTGTTGAGGGAATAACCTTTCATACACATATATGAGATGAAAAACATACTCTgactagataaaaaaaacaaccaaatatttcaaaaatattttataaaaacaaagcttaccaTATATAAGGAGAAGAACCACAAAATTACTGCCATGTATATCAATATTACAGGAATAAGCTCCCtagtttctatataaaacaaaattaattaactaccactgattgattaactaattgggtaatttttttattgattcatgtattatcGTCAACTAAGAcatgatctgagaatgggacgTGGGAGAAAAATGTGTACAGAATGTAATACAGGAAATAATTCCACATATAtagccacatctctcaataagtagcatttattttccttttttatatcaaacaaaataattaattaccaataattaattaactaattgtttcattttttaatgattcatgttttgttcattatcatcaaactccatttgagtgagggcttgagaggctcaaatcctctcttgcaaaaaccctggacagaaaccctgctgtcttgcgtaatgcatgcaacaaataattgtgtaaggTTTCAACTCGgcccgagaatgggtgttggagaaataaggtataaaaaaattgtaccaaagagacagagtgagtagatataattttttaaaaaggtttaataaatgttttaaaatatgcaaattataaaattaatttttttttagaattcagtttttattgagatctatttaaataaaaagatgttATAATACATTGCtcgtcaaaataattttttttgtcgatGAAGCAGTTTTTTGTGTTTGCaacaatttgtttaaatttctcTTTTTCAGGCTGTTCTTTGCTGCTGTACCCTGGAGCTTTCAATATGACCACTGGACCTGCTCATTGGGAAGCTATCCAGCGGGCCAGAGCTTTGGACAACCAGGTGTTTGTGGCCACAGCATCTCCTGCCCGAGATGAGAATGCAGACTATGTTGCTTGGGGTCACTCCTCTGTGGTTGACCCTTGGTGAGTACATTGCTAACTCTTTTCTTAAATGTTTGATTTGAagtattgatttttatttttattttgaaatgtttttttttaagaattgataaaatattaattttagatAAATTTAGCTAGAATAATGATTATCCTATATTCCATCATTGTATACTTTCTATATTAATtcagtttttaataaatttgtcCTTACATTTCAAGTACcaattgaataataaaaaaaaaaaatttcataaatATACAATATTAGTGACAGTATTAGATATTGGTTTCAattagtttgtttattttaataataattcttttaataacaagaaaaacataaaaaatactttttaaaaaaagctaactttttaccagacagaaagagtgagttgatacaagctttgtaaaaagttatttaagtttCATCAAAGCGTATTAGTGCACTACCAGAGGGTGAAAAAAATTCTGGAGACAAAGAGTTAAGTCATTGTTGTTTACCACCactgaaaaaatgtttttggaaTACTTGAGGAGTTTGAGTTCAACTTCAGATGGAGACTATTCTAAATAAGATTTAACACATGCTGAGAGATTTTTAGCTGAGCTTCTAagggcagcatggaaaccttctcccagatacctcccCTCCATGTCCATGGAAAAGATTGGGctagagtgcactgagcaaACGTATGTAGCAAAATGACCCTGTAAGTCCCCAAAACGTATtcaaaaatttactttttataatCTTTTGTCAAAGAGTAAGAAGTGCTGCTATGAAGTAAAttgaaaaatgtttacaaacttGAAACAAAATTGAAACTTTATAAGTACATTttactgtttgtttgtttttctccaTCCAGCACTTTGAAAATTTTGCACAGTAACAGCAGAGTCAAGTCCCTGCATTTTTACAGTTCTtggaaaaatatttgaatataatTGTTAGCACATGTTAAACATTCATGTAGAAAATCTAGTAAGGAAACTATTATAATaggttttaataattttttttacacagggGAACTGTCATCTCCAAAACAGAAGAAAAGGAAGGTGTAATCTACGCTAACATTGGTAatggtttctttttatttatgattTCTGTTGgaacatattttaattatttatggtTACGAaaaacagtttgtttgtttttagtacTTGGAGAAAATTATCCAAATTCCTGTTTGGggatattttacaaagaaattCTCATTTTATAAAGATATCTTGAATAAACTGGTAGATAGACTGGTTTATCGATCTCTTAATTGAGTTTACTGTATGGATAATCAGTAGTATAATCCAATCCAATTGTAGTGGGCCAAAGATTAGCAGCttcttttttctatatttagacatacagacaataaagattattattattatctatgatcTATGTATCTGTGCATGTCTGAAAGAACAAGTTAAGATTTTGCATGTGATATATAAAGTATAGTGTAAAATGTTGAAGGGATTTTAACCAAAAGTTATCTGTAGCAACAAcatatattattaaacatgcATAAGTATGTTCAGGTTTCTAGCTTCCATACTTTTTTGCCACCCCTACTGTGTGTCTTCCGGTTGGGTTCCCCCTGGCCCTTTCCCTTCCCAGTGATGCCACTGATGACATGGACCTGCTGTTGGAATCTTTAAAAATTCTAGATTCTACTCTCTTCATCTACTTAAACATTCTGTTGTGACCAGGTACATTTTGTAGGTAAATAGATCTGACAGTTCATGTCTAAGCATGAGACTTGatgattttcattttccattTGCTTTGAATTTACTGATCCCTTTTGAAACATTCcttatttttgaagtaacatctgaatTTTATAAGATTAGCCAGAGTACCTtgtattgattttgtttttcctaacttcataaaaaaacgattttttaattttaaaacaagcaaaataaaaaaatacttaaaaaacaaaaacaaatcagaCTACATCAGTGCCTCTCGCTGATCAAGAAACATAAAAAGGCTCATGATGTCTGTGTGTAGTCTCTCAATGAAcactttatgttgtgtctgttccatttatgtgaatgtttttgttgtgttgtttttatataggaaaagagtccttgtaatcacaacaaatttccttaaggatcaataaagcagtcttagtcttagttgtatcaattagtttggatcagtcacgtaattcattttataatagattaataataacaaatctatgcgattaaaaatatttttaccaattgtttttatttagcgtaATTTCGtgctttagctttctcaatatggtatgatcctatcacttgtttcaactaaaaatatttttaccaagtgtttttgtttagcgtaatTTCGTGTTTCAGCTTTCTCAATAttatatgatcctatcacttgtttcgaccagttggaaaggggtagggAGGAGAAAGAAGAGTTTATCTTAGTCATCggtttttacatttatttatttttaaaaagtgagcaATCTGAATTTGAAATGGAGAGCTAAGGCCTCCTCAATCCAATATGGTAACCACTGTGCCTGGGGGCTACTTATGAAAATAGGCTTtacagttatttatagttatttacatttttttctacaaacaataaaggggactaattcaacttattccaCTTTTATCAGTCAAggaaaatttctttcccttgttcgagatacaaaacaaaataattaacaatggttaattaactaattggttaatttatttttattgattcttatgttggcatgtaaaagaaataatggtgaaaaatttcagcttgatccaagattgaatgtttgagaaataacgtgtactaactttttaccagaaagacatagacagacagagtgagttaatataagctttgtaaaaatattatctGTTTTTG
Protein-coding regions in this window:
- the LOC106055169 gene encoding omega-amidase NIT2-like isoform X1, which translates into the protein MSKFKLAMIQMAVGISKPDNLAKAVKFIQEASSSGASIITLPECFNSPYGTKYFPEYAESIPGGPSTEALSKAAKENSVYIVGGSIPEKDGDRLYNTCAVFNPKGELITKHRKVHLFDINVPGKIRFQESEVLSPGESLTMFSTPYCTIGVGICYDIRFAEMAQIYSNKGCSLLLYPGAFNMTTGPAHWEAIQRARALDNQVFVATASPARDENADYVAWGHSSVVDPWGTVISKTEEKEGVIYANIDLSRLEEVRKMIPITKQKRYDLYQPATLALKKIRQDDLYDSH
- the LOC106055169 gene encoding omega-amidase NIT2-like isoform X2 gives rise to the protein MEFKLAMIQMAVGISKPDNLAKAVKFIQEASSSGASIITLPECFNSPYGTKYFPEYAESIPGGPSTEALSKAAKENSVYIVGGSIPEKDGDRLYNTCAVFNPKGELITKHRKVHLFDINVPGKIRFQESEVLSPGESLTMFSTPYCTIGVGICYDIRFAEMAQIYSNKGCSLLLYPGAFNMTTGPAHWEAIQRARALDNQVFVATASPARDENADYVAWGHSSVVDPWGTVISKTEEKEGVIYANIDLSRLEEVRKMIPITKQKRYDLYQPATLALKKIRQDDLYDSH